The following nucleotide sequence is from Thermus antranikianii DSM 12462.
GAGCAGGTCCTAAGGGCCATCCGCCTGACGGACAAGAATGTGCCCATAGACCTCATCCTCCACACCCCAGGAGGCCTGGTCCTGGCGGCAGAGCAGATCGCCGAGGCCCTACTGCGCCACCCCGCCAAGGTCACGGTTTTCGTGCCCCATTACGCCATGTCCGGGGGTACCCTCATCGCCTTGGCCGCCGACGAGATCGTCATGGATGAAAACGCCGTCTTGGGCCCCGTGGACCCCCAGCTTGGCCAGTATCCGGCAGCCAGCATTCTCAAGGTGCTGGAAAAGAAGCCCATCCAGGAGATCGACGACCAGACCTTGATCCTGGCGGATGTGGCGGAAAAGGCCCTGAGGCAAGTGAAGGCCACGGTGAAAAATCTGCTTCTCAAACGCATGCCCGAGGAAAAGGCAGAGGAGGTGGCCACCCTCCTCTCCCAAGGCACTTGGACCCACGACTACCCCATCGACGTGGCCCAGGCCCGAGAGATGGGTCTTCCCGTGAGCACGGAGATGCCCCTCGAGGTCTACGAGCTCATGGACCTCTACCCTCAGGCCCAGGGGGGTAAGCCCAGCGTGCAGTACGTGCCCGTCCCCTATCGTCACCAGCAGCCCGGGAGGCCTTAGGGTGTTTCCCCTCTACGACATCAACCACGCCCGCCGGCCCGCTTTCGTGGTCAAGGGCCTGGTGTTCTTTAACGCCCTGGCCTTTCTCTGGCAACTTTCCGTGGGCCTGGAGTGGTCGGCCCAAGCCTACGGTTTTGTTCCCGCCCTCTTTTTCCAGGATCCTGCCGGGGAGGGGTATCGCCTTCTCACCAGCATGTTCCTCCACGGGAGCTTTTTTCATATTCTTTCCAATATGTGGTTCCTCTGGGTCTTCGGGGACAACGTGGAGGACCGTATGGGCCACGGGCGCTTCCTCCTCTTCTACCTCCTGGGGGGGATGGCCGCCGCCTTGGCCCAGGGGCTTTTCTCCCTCACCTCCACCATCCCCATGATCGGGGCCAGCGGGGCGGTCTCGGCGGTGCTGGGGGCGTATTACGCCCTCTTCCCCAGGGCCTATGTGGTCTCGGTAATCCTCTTCATCTTTCCCCTCTTCGTAACCCTCCCTGCGGGCTTCTACATCGGATACTGGGCCTTCCTCCAGCTCCTGCAGGGGCTTTTGGGCCTACCCGGGGTGGCCTGGTGGGCCCACCTGGGGGGGTTCCTTTTCGGCACCCTCACGGCCCGGCGCTTTGCCCCCAGGTGGCGGCGCTGGTAAACTTTAGCCCATGAAGGTAGCCGAACTCATGACCCCAAACCCCGACACCATCGGACCAGAGGCCACCCTCGAGGAAGCCGCCCGGCGTATCCTGGAAAAGCGCTACGGTAGCCTGCCCGTGGTGGACC
It contains:
- a CDS encoding rhomboid family intramembrane serine protease produces the protein MFPLYDINHARRPAFVVKGLVFFNALAFLWQLSVGLEWSAQAYGFVPALFFQDPAGEGYRLLTSMFLHGSFFHILSNMWFLWVFGDNVEDRMGHGRFLLFYLLGGMAAALAQGLFSLTSTIPMIGASGAVSAVLGAYYALFPRAYVVSVILFIFPLFVTLPAGFYIGYWAFLQLLQGLLGLPGVAWWAHLGGFLFGTLTARRFAPRWRRW
- a CDS encoding SDH family Clp fold serine proteinase yields the protein MEIFFQLFWLFFILSVLTPYLQQQMLMGARARKIAELERKRKSRVITLIHRQEAVSFLGIPISRFITIDDSEQVLRAIRLTDKNVPIDLILHTPGGLVLAAEQIAEALLRHPAKVTVFVPHYAMSGGTLIALAADEIVMDENAVLGPVDPQLGQYPAASILKVLEKKPIQEIDDQTLILADVAEKALRQVKATVKNLLLKRMPEEKAEEVATLLSQGTWTHDYPIDVAQAREMGLPVSTEMPLEVYELMDLYPQAQGGKPSVQYVPVPYRHQQPGRP